The Arenicella xantha genome window below encodes:
- the uxaC gene encoding glucuronate isomerase: MNTVTNILLDPDRLFPADQKTRNIARELYEPIANLPIISPHGHTDPSWFANNDCFPDATSLLLIPDHYLFRMLYSQGISMESLGVPRIDGGEVETDTRKIWQVFAANYHLYRGTPSSMWMDHVFHSVFGLTEPFSSETADSFYDFITAELQTDAYRPRALLDRFNIELIATTEGATDPLTHHRAIAGSPWAKRVITTFRPDDATDPDRDDFVANVAQLADITGEDTSHWQGYLNALRARRATFREFGATATDHGHPTAATADLSNSECEALFKRCLSGQASMSDAELFRAQILTEMAGMSIEDGMVMQIHAGARRNINQQVFQRFGRDKGADVPSPTNYLDGLAPLLNKYGNEPKLNIILFTLDETTYARELAPLAGHFPCLKLGPPWWFHDSPEGMLRFRQQTTETAGFYNTVGFNDDTRAFLSIPARHDVARRMDCRFLATLVAEGRLRLHDAEILANDLSYNLAKQGYKL, encoded by the coding sequence ATGAATACAGTAACTAACATTCTGCTCGACCCTGATCGATTGTTTCCGGCTGACCAAAAAACCCGCAACATTGCTCGAGAGCTGTATGAGCCAATCGCCAATTTGCCAATCATCAGTCCTCATGGCCACACAGACCCCAGCTGGTTTGCGAATAACGACTGTTTTCCTGATGCGACTAGCCTACTACTAATTCCCGATCACTATCTGTTTAGGATGTTGTATTCACAAGGAATTTCAATGGAAAGCCTAGGCGTGCCAAGGATTGACGGCGGCGAAGTCGAAACCGATACCCGTAAGATCTGGCAAGTATTCGCTGCGAACTATCATCTGTATCGTGGTACGCCATCGTCCATGTGGATGGATCATGTATTTCACAGCGTGTTTGGCTTAACAGAACCGTTTTCGAGCGAAACAGCCGATTCATTCTATGATTTCATTACAGCGGAACTACAAACCGACGCATATCGGCCGCGCGCGCTGTTGGATCGCTTTAATATTGAATTGATTGCCACTACCGAGGGCGCCACGGACCCATTGACGCACCACCGAGCTATTGCTGGCAGCCCATGGGCTAAACGAGTCATCACTACCTTCCGTCCTGATGATGCGACCGATCCGGATCGCGATGATTTTGTTGCAAATGTTGCACAATTGGCTGACATCACCGGTGAAGACACCAGTCACTGGCAAGGCTATTTAAACGCGCTTCGTGCTCGACGTGCAACCTTTAGAGAGTTTGGCGCCACGGCGACGGACCATGGCCACCCCACGGCGGCCACTGCTGATTTGTCAAACTCTGAGTGCGAAGCACTATTTAAGCGCTGTTTATCAGGGCAAGCCAGCATGTCAGATGCCGAACTGTTTCGTGCGCAAATCCTAACTGAAATGGCAGGAATGAGCATAGAAGATGGTATGGTCATGCAAATTCATGCCGGTGCTCGACGTAATATAAATCAACAGGTTTTCCAACGCTTTGGCCGCGACAAAGGCGCCGACGTACCCTCGCCCACCAACTATTTGGACGGCTTAGCCCCGCTTCTCAATAAATACGGCAACGAACCCAAACTAAACATTATCTTGTTTACCTTGGATGAGACTACTTATGCACGAGAGTTAGCGCCGTTAGCCGGGCATTTCCCATGCCTCAAACTTGGCCCACCATGGTGGTTTCATGATAGCCCAGAAGGAATGTTGCGCTTTCGCCAGCAAACAACCGAGACAGCAGGTTTCTACAATACGGTTGGCTTCAATGATGACACTCGAGCGTTCTTATCGATCCCGGCTCGACACGATGTCGCGCGCCGTATGGACTGCCGCTTTTTAGCCACACTCGTCGCAGAAGGCAGACTCCGATTACACGACGCCGAAATACTCGCCAATGATCTCAGCTACAATTTAGCCAAACAAGGCTACAAACTGTAA